One Nicotiana sylvestris chromosome 12, ASM39365v2, whole genome shotgun sequence genomic window carries:
- the LOC138883311 gene encoding uncharacterized protein, with translation MPIGKLAKWQILLSEFDIIYVSQKAIKGQSLAGHLAKNPVGGEYEHLKMYFPDEEVSFVGEDITETYDGWRMFFDGDANFKEWALERFWLPCTNNMAEYEAYIMGLNLAIDRNILELLVIGDSDLLIEFKHVPRIQNEFADALATLSSMIQHPNKNFIDPIPVRIHNQPAYCAHVEEETDGKPWFHDIKEYLARGEYPE, from the exons ATGCCGATCGGAAaattagccaagtggcagatactgttaagtgagttcgacatcatctatgtatcTCAGAAGGCGATCAAAGGACAATCATTGGCAGGCCATCTTGCTaaaaatcctgtgggaggagaatacgaacacttgaaaatgtattttcccgacgaagaagtatcatttgtaggagaggacattactgaaacttacgatggttggaggatgttctttgatggagatgCAAACTTCAAGGAGTGGGCGTTAGAGCGGTTTTG gcttccatgcaccaacaacatggcggaatatgaaGCTTACATTATGGGGCTCAATCTGGCCATCGATAGGAATATACTTGAGTTattagtgattggagattcggatcttctg atagaattcaaacatgtgcctagaattcaaaatgagtttgcaGATGCACTAGCCACTTTGTcctcaatgatacaacatccaaacaagaatttcattgatcctatcccaGTGAGGATCCACAACCAACCAGCTTACTGTGcacatgttgaagaagaaacggatggaaaaccttggttccacgacatcaaagaatatttggcaagAGGAGAATATCCAGAGTAG